The Neisseria subflava DNA window GGCAAACCGCTGATGCGCGCATACAGCGTGGCTTCCGCCAACTGGGAAGAGCATCTGGAATTTTTCAGTATTAAAGTACAAGACGGCCCATTGACCAGCCGCCTGCAACACCTTAAAGTCGGTGATGATGTCCTCATCAGTAAAAAACCAACCGGTACATTGGTTGCCGGCGACCTGAATCCGGGCAAACACCTCTACCTCTTGAGCACCGGTACCGGCATCGCCCCTTTCTTGAGCATTACCAAAGACCCTGAAATTTACGAGCAATTCGAAAAAATCATCTTGGTTCACGGCGTACGCTACAAAAAAGATTTGGCATACTACGACCGCTTCACTAAAGAATTGCCCGAACACGAATACTTGGGCGACTTGGTTAAAGAAAAACTGATTTACTATCCAATCGTTTCACGCGAAGAATATGTACACCAAGGCCGTCTGACCGATTTGATGCGCAGCGGCAAACTCTTCGAAGACATCGGCCTGCCTAAAATCAATCCACAAGACGACCGCGCCATGCTGTGCGGCAGCCCTGCCATGTTGAAAGACACCTGCAACGTCTTGGACGATTTCGGCCTGACCGTTTCTCCGAAAACCGGTGTCCGCGGCGACTACCTGA harbors:
- a CDS encoding ferredoxin--NADP reductase, whose product is MAAFNTQKVLSVHHWTDAYFTFTCTRDESLRFENGQFVMVGLMVDGKPLMRAYSVASANWEEHLEFFSIKVQDGPLTSRLQHLKVGDDVLISKKPTGTLVAGDLNPGKHLYLLSTGTGIAPFLSITKDPEIYEQFEKIILVHGVRYKKDLAYYDRFTKELPEHEYLGDLVKEKLIYYPIVSREEYVHQGRLTDLMRSGKLFEDIGLPKINPQDDRAMLCGSPAMLKDTCNVLDDFGLTVSPKTGVRGDYLIERAFVDQ